A stretch of Gossypium hirsutum isolate 1008001.06 chromosome A06, Gossypium_hirsutum_v2.1, whole genome shotgun sequence DNA encodes these proteins:
- the LOC107941556 gene encoding GATA transcription factor 25: protein MYGQSQPMNIPPQIAGSDADVDDDVSASVSVDNHHIVTYEAPSLDDVGGVDDVATNPFYATAAATSASGLDVVPRGDGASQLTLSFRGQVYVFDAITPEKFHAVLLLLGGCELTSGPHSVEMSSQNLRGGMDFPRSNQPHRAASLDRFRKKRKERCFDKKVRYGVRQEVALRMQRNKGQFTSSRKSDGDYGSCSQDDDNLADTVCTHCGISSKATPMMRRGPSGPRSLCNACGLFWANKGTLRDIPKKTHEHSPTPVEQGESEPNDSDSGTAIPTESNVVPFSNGDD from the exons ATGTACGGACAATCTCAGCCTATGAACATTCCCCCTCAGATCGCCGGCTCCGACGCTGACGTCGACGACGATGTTTCAGCCTCCGTATCCGTCGATAACCACCACATCGTTACTTACGAGGCTCCCTCCCTCGACGATGTTGGTGGAGTAGACGACGTAGCCACCAATCCTTTCTACGCCACTGCCGCCGCTACTTCCGCCTCTGGCTTGGATGTTGTTCCACGAGGCGATGGTGCCAGCCAACTCACTCTATCGTTTCGTGGTCAGGTCTATGTATTTGATGCTATTACTCCTGAGAAG TTTCATGCAGTGTTGTTACTGTTGGGTGGATGTGAACTGACTTCAGGTCCCCATAGTGTTGAAATGTCATCTCAGAACCTAAGG GGTGGAATGGACTTTCCGAGATCTAATCAACCGCACAGAGCAGCGTCGCTAGACAGGTTTCGCAAGAAGAGAAAAGAACGATGCTTTGATAAGAAAGTTAGATATGGTGTTCGCCAGGAAGTTGCTCTTAG GATGCAGCGTAATAAGGGTCAATTTACATCTTCCAGAAAATCTGATGGTGATTATGGCAGTTGTAGTCAGGATGATGATAACCTAGCAGATACTGT TTGCACGCACTGTGGCATTAGCTCAAAGGCCACCCCTATGATGCGACGTGGTCCATCTGGTCCAAGGTCGCTATGCAATGCTTGTGGACTTTTCTGGGCAAACAAG GGTACTTTGAGGGATATTCCCAAGAAAACTCATGAACATTCCCCGACTCCAGTTGAGCAG GGAGAAAGCGAACCAAATGACTCGGATTCTGGAACTGCTATTCCTACAGAAAGCAACGTAGTACCTTTCTCAAATGGCGATGACTAA
- the LOC107941555 gene encoding UDP-glycosyltransferase 91C1 produces MEKSKSLHIVMFPWLAMGHFIPFFRLSKLLALKGHKISFISTPRNLSKLPKIPPNLSSQISLISFSLPTVPNLPSLAESSMDITHNQQQPLKHALDLLQPQLASFLQSSKPDWIIYDYASHSLPSVASQLGISRAFFAVFTAACLSFMGSPSTLIGSGDDGDDARSTAEDFTTIPNWVPFESNLAYRLHEINKYIERTDEDNFGPPDTVRFGITIQQSDVVIVRSSTEFEPDWFNLLGGLYEKPVIPVGFLPPILEESDEIQDDEKWAAVKTWLNKQRVNSVVYVAMGTEVHLSKEELGELAIGLEKSGLPFIWVLKNSPGTGESEFEMLPDGFKERVKGRGFLYMGWAPQVKILSQDSIGGFLTHCGWNSVIEALGLGRVLVMLPMLNDQGLNARLLNEKKVGLEIPRNELDGWFTSEAVAESVRLAVVEESGKVLRETAKAMKGYFGDFGKNDGYVDKFVSQLVDYRKWAGDSNC; encoded by the coding sequence ATGGAGAAGAGCAAATCTCTGCACATAGTGATGTTCCCATGGCTTGCAATGGGCCATTTCATCCCATTCTTTCGTCTCTCCAAGCTTTTAGCTCTAAAGGGTCATAAAATCTCTTTCATTTCAACCCCAAGAAACCTCTCTAAACTTCCCAAAATCCCACCAAATCTATCTTCTCAAATTTCCCTAATCTCTTTCTCTTTGCCTACGGTTCCCAACTTACCATCCCTCGCAGAGTCTTCCATGGACATTACTCATAACCAGCAACAACCACTTAAACACGCCCTTGATCTGCTACAACCACAACTAGCTTCCTTCCTTCAATCCTCGAAACCTGATTGGATCATTTACGACTACGCTTCTCATTCGCTTCCCTCGGTTGCATCTCAGCTAGGTATCTCACGGGCTTTCTTCGCTGTTTTTACAGCTGCTTGCTTATCTTTCATGGGTTCACCGTCGACGTTGATCGGCAGTGGTGATGACGGTGATGATGCAAGATCAACGGCTGAGGATTTCACGACAATCCCCAACTGGGTTCCTTTTGAATCTAACTTAGCTTATCGTTTGCATGAAATCAATAAATATATTGAACGAACGGACGAGGATAACTTTGGACCGCCCGACACTGTCCGGTTCGGTATTACGATTCAACAGAGTGATGTTGTTATCGTTAGAAGTTCTACCGAGTTTGAACCGGACTGGTTCAATCTTCTAGGCGGGTTATATGAAAAACCGGTGATACCGGTCGGGTTTTTACCGCCGATACTGGAAGAATCCGATGAAATccaagatgatgaaaaatgggcTGCTGTTAAAACGTGGTTAAACAAACAGAGAGTCAACTCAGTGGTTTACGTAGCGATGGGGACTGAAGTTCATTTAAGTAAAGAAGAACTCGGTGAGTTGGCTATTGGGTTAGAGAAATCAGGTTTACCCTTCATTTGGGTATTGAAGAACTCACCGGGGACAGGTGAGTCAGAGTTCGAGATGTTACCTGATGGGTTTAAGGAGCGAGTCAAAGGACGTGGGTTTCTTTACATGGGATGGGCTCCACAAGTGAAGATACTGAGTCAAGACTCAATAGGGGGATTCTTGACTCACTGTGGTTGGAACTCAGTTATAGAGGCATTAGGTTTAGGGCGAGTTTTGGTAATGCTTCCAATGTTGAATGACCAAGGATTGAATGCAAGGCTGTTGAATGAAAAAAAAGTGGGGTTAGAGATACCGAGAAACGAGTTGGATGGGTGGTTTACAAGCGAGGCGGTGGCTGAGTCGGTTAGGTTGGCGGTGGTGGAGGAATCGGGGAAGGTGTTGAGAGAAACAGCAAAAGCCATGAAGGGGTATTTTGGGGATTTTGGGAAGAACGATGGGTATGTGGATAAATTTGTTAGTCAACTTGTGGATTATAGGAAATGGGCAGGTGACAGCAACTGCTAG